One window from the genome of Alosa alosa isolate M-15738 ecotype Scorff River chromosome 15, AALO_Geno_1.1, whole genome shotgun sequence encodes:
- the ssh2a gene encoding protein phosphatase Slingshot homolog 2, translating into MALVTVQRSPTPSTTSSPCVSEADSGDDDRRAQPRSLSLSLSVTWAVRLESAYLQCTRYMVVVSTNGRQDTEESVVLGMDFSSSDRVCTVGLVLPLWSDTLIHLDGDGGFSVSTVNRVHVFKPVSVQAMWAALQSLHKACEVARCHNYYPGSLFLTWVSYYHSRVASDQVCINEWNAMQDVQSHRADSPVLFADVPTERERTERLIKMRLREIMMQMDLENVTSKQIRTELEMQMTCNLREFKEFIDNEMIVILGQMDSPTEIFDHVFLGSEWNASNLEELQNSGVRYILNVTREIDNFFPGLFEYHNIRVYDEEATNLLEYWNDTFKFISKAKKAGAKCLVHCKMGVSRSASTVIAYAMKEYGWDLERAFDYVKERRAVTKPNPSFMKQLEEYQGILLASKQRHNKLWRSHSDGDLSEPLVKSQHHALDHSDPLNNNGPASLQHFLGMAVLQALGAEPQPQQEQLADRDGVRTRSPSPPTSNGLCDSEEHLATSSSVSSSTSHPVSSSSSPPPPPPPPGRSSWDCRRTASRPGLSPPAPQGPVSAAGPARNCRNSHRTSKSRSTAQLHQTTARERVLLSPKMAVALSVTSTRITACRSGTWSRSWSPSPTSTSPTSSNQHHATPSSHPYTALTVPPSCPPRPLHLPLLSNLPPPPTPTRNWATGSVRRVRKQLEQRLRQQELDCPVPACAPAPVPSSPPPTSCSPQPAPSSSSSSSSSSSLGPEHCTASPQPGAAALDEACTEPEEAHCSDAAPVEEQDERLPLDLESGALPEPPLIPSPPPPPLSSFPACPESGTHTHLPTPPALESGVQPGLLWLEGVTEMETDTDGPSSVPAQAPRPYSRLARSSEDLEKIQQTLRELQAFLYEAGGARGPEAEPGQGSSEQEEERPTQQQGEELGSAPTKMDSRSSEARGPAVWQRAMEIEARIRQAGLTPPSLMKRSASLAKLDCLELSTHDLSSWDFHAGACPAPSSDSHLQQQLSPQVPSPSLSSSPVHPVHDDAYKKQRVLHQSPPSNPRPGLCVQEDVGRTAVSPSGPPSPHPCSQHRSKGRPSAPDHGHSHPQPSLHGKPHPLRRLRKAADKKRTVTVLYNTM; encoded by the exons ATGGCGCTGGTCACAGTACAGCGGTCGCCAACTCCCAGCACTACATCTAGCCCCTGTGTGTCG GAAGCAGACAGCGGAGACGATGACCGTCGTGCTCAGCCCAGAAG tctgtctctgtctctgtctgtcaccTGGGCGGTGCGTCTGGAGAGTGCCTATCTCCAGTGCACACGCTACATGGTGGTGGTGTCCACCAACGGTCGGCAGGACACCGAGGAGAGTGTCGTGCTGGGCATGGACTTCAGCTCCTCAGACCG TGTATGCACTGTTGGGCTGGTGCTGCCTCTATGGAGTGACACTCTGATACACTTGGATGGTGATGG TGGGTTTAGTGTGTCCACTGTCAACAGGGTCCATGTCTTCAAGCCAGTCTCTGTCCAGGCCATGTG gGCGGCGTTGCAGTCCTTACACAAGGCGTGCGAGGTGGCACGCTGTCACAACTACTACCCGGGCAGCCTCTTCCTGACCTGGGTCAGCTACTACCACAGCCGCGTGGCCTCGGACCAGGTCTGCATCAACGAGTGGAACGCCATGCAGGACGTGCAGTCGCACCGCGCCGACTCCCCCGTGCTCTTCGCCGACGT gCCCACGGAGCGGGAACGCACAGAGCGCCTGATCAAAATGCGCCTCCGAGAGATCATGATGCAGATGGACCTGGAGAATGTCACCTCCAAACAG ATCCGCACAGAGCTGGAGATGCAGATGACGTGTAACCTCCGTGAGTTCAAAGAGTTTATCGACAACGAGATGATAGTCATCCTGGGCCAGATGGACAGCCCCACTGAGATCTTTGACCACGTGTTCCTG GGTTCTGAGTGGAACGCGTCTAATCTGGAGGAACTGCAGAACAGTGG GGTCCGCTACATCCTGAACGTGACAAGGGAGATTGATAACTTCTTTCCTGGCCTGTTTGAGTACCACAACATCCGTGTGTACGACGAGGAGGCTACCAACCTCTTAGAATACTGGAACGATACCTTCAAGTTCATCTCGAAGGCCAA GAAAGCCGGAGCCAAGTGCCTAGTCCACTGCAAGATGGGCGTGAGCCGCTCGGCCTCCACGGTCATCGCCTATGCCATGAAGGAGTACGGCTGGGACCTGGAGCGCGCTTTCGACTACGTGAAAGAGCGGCGCGCTGTCACCAAGCCCAACCCCTCCTTCATGAAGCAGCTAGAGGAGTACCAGGGCATCCTCTTGGCCAG CAAGCAACGGCACAACAAGCTGTGGCGTTCCCACTCGGACGGCGACCTGTCCGAACCACTGGTCAAATCCCAGCACCACGCACTGGATCACTCGGACCCCCTCAACAACAACGGCCCGGCCTCCCTGCAGCACTTCCTGGGCATGGCTGTGCTACAGGCCCTGGGCGCCGAGCCGCAGCCCCAGCAGGAGCAACTCGCAGACAGGGACGGTGTCCGCACACGCAGCCCCTCGCCGCCCACATCCAACGGCCTGTGCGACTCCGAGGAGCACCTGgccacctcctcctccgtctcctcGTCCACCTCCCACCcggtgtcctcctcctcctcccct cctcctcctcctcctccgcccggGAGAAGTTCCTGGGACTGTCGCAGGACGGCATCCCGACCCGGCCTGAGCCCTCCAGCTCCCCAAGGGCCGGTCAGTGCCGCTGGCCCAGCCAGGAACTGCCGCAACAGCCACAGGACGAGCAAGAGCAGGAGCACAGCCCAGCTCCATCagacaacagccagagaaag gGTTCTCCTCAGCCCGAAGATGGCTGTAGCCCTGTCGGTGACCTCCACCCGGATAACGGCGTGTCGGTCCGGCACATGGTCACGGAGCTGGAGTCCATCTCCCACATCCACCTCCCCCACCAGCAGCAACCAGCACCATGCAACCCCCAGCAGCCACCCCTACACAGCCCTGACAGTGCCCCCGAGCTGCCCTCCACgccctctccacctcccactTCTCTCcaacctccctcccccccccacccccacgcgCAACTGGGCCACCGGATCGGTGCGCCGCGTCCGCAAGCAGCTGGAGCAGAGGCTCCGTCAGCAGGAACTGGACTGCCCCGTGCCGGCCTGTGCTCCAGCACCcgtcccttcctctcctcctccgacGTCCTGCTCCCCACAGCCCGCACCgtcgtcgtcctcctcctcctcctcctcctcctccctcgggCCCGAGCACTGCACCGCCTCACCCCAGCCAGGCGCTGCCGCCCTGGACGAGGCCTGCACCGAGCCAGAGGAGGCCCACTGCAGCGACGCTGCGCCTGTGGAAGAGCAGGATGAGAGACTCCCACTTGATTTGGAGTCTGGTGCTCTCCCTGAGCCTCCTTTAataccatccccacccccaccaccactatcTTCCTTCCCTGCATGCCCAGAGAGTGGCACCCACACCCACCTCCCCACGCCCCCAGCCCTAGAGTCGGGCGTCCAGCCTGGCCTGCTGTGGCTGGAGGGTGTGACGGAGATGGAGACGGACACCGATGGGCCGAGCTCGGTCCCAGCCCAGGCACCACGGCCGTACAGTCGTCTGGCGCGCAGCAGCGAGGACCTGGAGAAGATCCAGCAGACGCTGCGGGAGCTGCAGGCGTTCCTGTACGAGGCCGGAGGGGCGCGGGGCCCCGAGGCGGAGCCCGGCCAGGGCTCCTCGgagcaggaagaggagaggcCGACGCAGCAGCAGGGAGAGGAGCTTGGCTCGGCGCCGACCAAGATGGACAGTCGCTCCTCGGAGGCCCGCGGGCCGGCCGTGTGGCAGCGCGCCATGGAGATCGAGGCGCGCATCCGGCAGGCGGGCCTCACGCCGCCCTCGCTCATGAAGCGCTCGGCCTCTCTGGCCAAGCTGGACTGCCTGGAGCTGTCCACCCATGACCTCAGCAGCTGGGACTTCCACGCTGGCGCCTGCCCCGCCCCCTCCTCGGACTCTCatctgcagcagcagctgtcCCCCCAGGTGCCCTCGCCGTCCCTCTCCTCGTCGCCGGTCCACCCCGTGCACGACGACGCCTACAAGAAGCAGCGCGTGCTGCACCAAAGCCCCCCCAGTAACCCCCGGCCTGGACTCTGCGTCCAGGAGGATGTGGGCAGGACTGCCGTGAGCCCCTCTGGCCCTCCCTCCCCGCACCCCTGCTCACAGCACAGGTCCAAGGGCCGCCCCTCGGCTCCGGACCACGGCCACTCCCACCCGCAGCCCTCCCTGCACGGGAAGCCACACCCACTGCGGCGCCTGCGTAAGGCGGCGGATAAAAAGCGGACGGTGACTGTGCTGTACAACACCATGTGA